Genomic DNA from Bacilli bacterium:
GCAAAACTGCATTAAGCTGTGGTTTGCTCCCCTTGATGCGCCTCAATAACGGCATCCGCCATTTTACCGGTCAACAGTCTGACTGCGCGAATCGCATCGTCGTTTCCGGGAATAATATAGTCGATTTCATCCGGATCGCAGTTGGTATCGACAATCCCAACCAGCGGTATTCCCAGCTTTTTCGCTTCCGCTACGGCAATCCGTTCTTTGCGCGGGTCAATGACAAAGATCGCGTCAGGCAAGCCCTTCATCCCTTTGATGCCGCCCAAAAATTTCTCCAGACGCGCTTTTTCCTTATTCAGCAAAATGACTTCTTTTTTCGGCAATACGGCGAACGTCCCGTCCTCTTCCATACGCTCCAACTCATGCAAGCGTTCAATCCGCTTTTGAATCGTCTGGAAGTTTGTCAGCGTGCCGCCCAACCATCTCTGGTTCACATAAAACATTCCGCAACGCGCCGCTTCTTCGGCAACCGAGTCTTGCGCCTGTTTTTTGGTGCCGACAAACAGGATGGATCCGCCCCGTTCCGCTACCGATTTGACGAAATTATAGGCTTCTTCAACCTTTTTGACCGTTTTTTGCAGGTCAATAATGTAAATTCCGTTTCTTTCCGTGAAGATGTATTTTTCCATTTTCGGGTTCCACCGGCGCGTCTGGTGACCGAAATGAACCCCCGCTTCCAAAAGCTGTTTCATGGAGATAACCGCCATCTTCACTCACCTCCTGGTTTTGTTATGTTCCTCCGCCCGTTTCATTTTCCGGCAGCACTTAGCATGTAAGCACCACTGCCGAAATCAACCGGCGTGTGTATTTACACCGTCAATTACTATACCATAACCGCATATCCGTTGCAAGAGCGCGCAGCCACGCAAAGGCAAACAAGGAAACTCGCGGTCTATACATTTTATTTTAAGTCAGGGTAAGTCAAAGCTTGATCGCCATTTCCGCACTCGCGCGAACCCATAAGCACGAACTTCAACCAAACCGAAACGCAAACGGCCGCCCGCCTGCCCAGAGGCCATGCCCGCCATTGGGTTGACACGGAAATATGCAAACTTGCGGCTAAAAACGAAATTGCTCTTCCTGCTTGGCGAGTTTAATGATGAGTTCGACTTCCCCTTTGTTGATTCCGAGTTTCTTGGCGATTTGCTCGATCGATTTGCCGGATTGACGCAGGGCAAACAAGTTTTTATACCGTTCTTTCATATTTTGCCGCGCATCCGCGGAATGATTCCCGGCATCCTGCTCCAAAGCCGCGGAAGTATCAGGCTGGCTTAACTGAAGTGTGGCGACTTCCGCCGTCGCCTGTCGGGGGCTATGACCTGCTGTTTCCGCGCGCAACTTGAGCGGAGCCTGCAAGCATTCGGTCACTTGCTTTTCCAACAATTCAACGCGCCCGGCCAAATGGTGCAGACGATTTTCCAATTCCGTTTTCATATCGGCAAATTCACGCAGCAACCGGATATTGTCCTCTTCCAGTTCCTGGGTAAATTGAATGAGCGTATCTTCCATTCCGTTCAACAGTTGTTTGGAATTGCGCGCCGACTTGCGCCGCGCAAAATAATAACCAGCCGCTAATATGAAGGCTGCAAGCAATATTGTAAGCTGCCAGGACAACTCGCGCCAACCACCTTACTATTGAGAATGGACACCAAAAACTACAGGGAAAGATCAATGTGCTTTCCTTTATAGGGATGTTCGGAACGGTTTTCCTTTTTCCCGTTCGCGCCGTTTTTCTTCCGGCTTTCTTGCCGACTGCCGCCGCCGTGACGCGAATGATCGTTGATTTGCGGATCTTCTTTTGCTTCCAGTTTGGCGCTTTTCGTCCGCAATTCATCCGTATGCCTGATTTCCCCCGCCGCCAAGCCGTCCTGATCCCACAACGGCTTGTTCGTCATTTGCTGCTGAAGGTTGCTCGCGTCACTTTGCCGCAAGAAGGCCACCTGCATATCGATTGATTTGAGTGTCAAGCCACTCACCCCTCAACTTGCCCCTCGGCTACGATTGCATGACGATTTCTCCATCGACCATTTTGAACGTAACCCGCATGGTCGCATCCTTGACATACCGGGTATATCTGCCGATGGTCACTCTCGCCCCGCCATAAATGGTCGAACCGACTTCGACGATCGCTTTTGAAGTATCCTCCAGCGATTTTTCAATTTCCAGCATTCTGTCTTTGCAATTCTGCAATTCGTCAAGCTGCTGGCGTTTCGTATTGCTTAGCCTGGTGCGCAGCGCCTTTTTATCCTCGGAGAGCTGCCCGGCCAAAGCCAATTGGTCAAGCAACGCCAACGCCTTGTTGGTTTTATCCAAATTTTCCGCCAGTTCCTTGACCGTGCCGCGCAGATCAGCCAATTCATTGCGCAATTCCGGGAGTACGCCAACCTCGATGGAAGTGACTGTGGACATGTTGTTGCCGATCGTCCTCGCCGTCACCTTTTCCCCCGCCTGAATCGTGCCGCCGACGATCAATCCTTTATTGCCTTTGCAAATCACGTTCCGGCCGGCCCGGACCAACGAATGCATAATGCTTTGCGTTACGATGACATCTTCTTTGGCTTCGATATTTCCTTCCTGCACAAATGATATTTTCACATTTTTTCCCGCTTTGATGTATCCTTTGCCGCGTCCCAAAACGCCTGCGGTAATTTCAATGTTGCCGCCGGCAAACAATTCCGCGCCTTCAACGCCGCCGATTACGCGAATATCGCCATCGGCTTTTATTTTAAACCCGTTCAGCACATTGCCGCGAACGACAACATTGCCGACGAAGTCGATATTTCCGATGTTGTAGTCGACGTCGCCGTTCACTTCGTAGACCGGAAAGACGTTGATCTTGTCCCGGTCAGTCATCGTGACAAGCCCGTCGATTGCCGCATAGATTCCCTTTTGTTCCGCATCGGTGACGACATTTTTGCCTAATTTGAAACGCGCTTCTTTGCCGGCTTTCGCATAGATCAGCTCGCCGGTCACCGCTTTGCCGTGCGTGCCTTCTTCCGGCGGCGCTTTTTCCGCAATTAATTGCCCTTTGCGCACATTGTTGAGCGACGCGACTTCTTTATAATCAACGGTCCCGTCTTCCAATACCAGCGGCTTGCGCGTGATTCCGTCATTGTTGAACAAATATCGGACATAACCGTCTTTGCCGTTTCTCGGAGCATCTCCAATCGCGACGCATACTTGTGTATATATGTATTTTTTCGGATCTTTCACCATGTCCGCCAACACATCGTATTGAATGCCGTACGTAACACGATTTTTGCGCAGCAAATCGTCCAATTGCGCCAAGGTGCATTGGAAGTTTTCCGGCGGGTTGTTAAAATGCAAATACGCATTGATTTTGTCATCCGATAACACAACGTTAATAAAATGCTCGATTGGAACCTGCATTTGATCGTTGGCCATGCCCGAATCCCCCTAAAGGCTGAAAGGATGCTGGTTCTATAGCTTAATTATACCTTATCATACTACCGTGTAAATTAGTAGTCTTGCATCAGTTGCCGCTTGTTTAACGCCAACGCTCCCCGCAAACGCACGATTGCTTTGGAATGAAGCTGCGATATGCGCGACGGCGACAGACGCATCACTTTCGCGATTTCGGAAAGCGACAATTCCTCATAGTAAAAAAGGGAAACGACGGTACGTTCCTTTTCCGTCAGATGATCGATTGCCTTCGCCAAACATTCCTTCAGGTACGTTTCCTTTACTTTGATTTCCGGATCTTTCGCCGATTCATCAATCAGGACGGACAGCCTTGTTTCGCTGTCGTCTTCTTTAAGCGGATCTTCCAACGAGCAAATGGTCGTAATGGAGATTTCCTGCAGGATTTGGTTGAATTCGCTCGCAGAAATGTTCAGATATGCGCACACTTCCTCGTCGGTAACAGAACGCAGATAGGTTTGTTCCAATTTTTGATAGGCTTCTTCGATTTTTTTGGCTTTTTCCCGAACGGAACGCGGGACCCAGTCCCCTTTGCGCAAGGAATCGATAATGGCGCCGCGAATACGCCACGAAGCATAGGTTTCAAACTGCAGGCCGCGGTTATGATCAAATTTGTTAATGGCATCAATCAAACCAATGACGCCATAGCTGGTCAAATCTTCTTTGGAAACATTTTTCGGCAATCCGATGGATAAGCGGTTCGTCACCAATTCGACCAGATGGAGGTAACATTCCACCAACTTTTTGCCCGCTTCCCGGTCGCCTTCCGTTTTATATTTTTCCCAAAGCGCGAAGTGTGGAAGTTCCGCTTTTTTACGCTCCAGCACGGGACATCATCCTTCATTTTTCTTCTTCGTCCGTCAAGCTTCGCACCGCATCAGCCAAAACTTGGGCGTCCCACTTTTCGGTTGAGACGAGTTTTTTGGGTGACAACGGCTCAAATTCCGCTTGATCTTGCTTTTCAGGCTTGAGCAATTCCAGCAGTTCCGGATCGTCGGGCGTTACGAGATTCACTTCCGATTCAGGTTGTTTCACCGTTTTGGCCAACAATGCGGCAAGCCCCCAACGAACCAATGTGACGAAAAGAAAAACAACAGCGTAACTGTAAAAACTGCGAATTATGGATGTTAACAGCGTATTTTTATTCGCCAACGAAGCGAACAGCGTAAGCAAAAACGGGATGATCGAAACCAGCAAATTCCATTTCCATTTCCATTTCCATTTCCATTTTCCTGTCACGGTTATAATTCCTTCACTCCGTTTAGTGCGGTCCGTATCGTCATGATGCCGGTGGCATTGGCGAATTCCACCGTCCGCCCGTAATTTCCCCCGGTATCTTCCGCTACGACATTGATTCGGAAACGCAACAGCATTTCTTTGCACATTTCGATGTTCCGCGAACCGATTTTCATGGATTCGCTTTGCGTGATAAATTGAAACATTTGTGCGCCACCGGCGATTTTCGCTTCCATCCGGGCGACGGATGCGCCCAGCGCGACCATTTGGCCGATCATTTCCGGGATGGCTGTATCCGCGTATTTGGCGACATTCATCACCTGATGGCGCATAATGCCGGAATGGGGAAGCATCACATGGGCCAATCCGGCGATTTTCTTTTGCCGGTCATAGATGGCTATCCCCACGCAAGAACCGAGACCCATCGTTTTCAAAACGCCAAACGCGTCATTTGTAACCTTAAGATCGGCCATGCCAACTTTAACCAAATGCGCTTCCATCATTCGAAAGGCACTCCCAATGCGGTAAACAATCTGCGAAAAGCTTCCGGATCCGGTATAAAGAAGAAATGCCCTTCGACTTCATCTTTATCTTCAAAAAATTGCGTGTCTATCAACAGCGCATGGTCTCCCATTTCTCCGAACTGGATCAGCCCGAAATTCAAAATGGCGCCCGCCATATCAATCGCCAACGCCGGAACCGTCGGCGACAAATAGAGTTTGGTGAAGTCGCCCAACGATGATAAATACGAACCGACGAGAATATTGGCGATTTCGGATAGCGCGGACAGTTCCATCTCCGAAAAACCGTCGGAACCGTCACTGCCGATGCCGACAAAATTGCGCAGCAATCGCTTGGCCGATTGTTCGCGCAAAATGAAAAACATATTCCCCGGCGCATCGCCCTCTACCCGCATGAAAATGGCGATTACGACCATCTCTGCGCCGCCGATGGAATTGGCGATTTCGGCAAACGGCAATATTTTTACATTCGGAACCCGCATATCCACCGGCTTGTTCAATAGTTTCGCCAATGCGGTCGCAGCGTTCCCGGCGCCGATATTGCCGACTTCCCTTAACACATCCAGTTGGAAATCCCCAAAATGGTGCAATGGTTTCACTCGGCTACTCCTCAATCGCTTCTAATTGAATAATCTCATTTTTGTTCAGCACTTCTTGCAGATTGAGCATCACCAACAGCCGTTCATCCCCGATTCTGGCGACGCCGCGCAAATATTTGGCTTTGATGCCGCCCACCACTTCGGGCGGATCGGCAATTTTATCCGCGTCCAAATCCACTACGTCATTGGCAGAATCGACTATCAGGCCGACTTCGATATTCCCGACCGCAACGATGATCAGCCGGGTATTGTTGGTCGGCTCGCTGGGCGCAAGGCCGAACCGTTCGCGCAGATCGATTACCGGAACAACTACGCCGCGCAAATTGATGACACCTTTGACGAACTTCGGCGTTTTCGGCACACGCGTTAACGGCATCATCCGTTCGATCGTGCGGACATTTTCCACTTCAACGCCGTATTCTTCTTCACCAAGCTTAAACACAATCACTTTCAATTCTTCAGCCATGGATCAAACCTCCTTGTAATCTCGCAACCTACTTGATAATTGCGTTCGGATCAATAATTAAAGCGACACGGCCGTCACCCAAAATCGTTGCGCCCGAAACGGCAAACACTTTCTTTAAATAATTGCCCAGCGTCTTCAGCACGATCTCCTGCTGGCCGACCAACGTATCGACCAGCAATGTGACGTATTTTTCGCCTTTGCGAATGACGATCGCTTCCCACTCCGATTTTTCTTCGTTCGCCGCGCCGGGGCATTCGAACAACTCCGCCAACTGCACAAGCGGTATGATGCTGTCGCGAAAATCGACCATGCGTCTGCCTTGCACGATTTTGATTTGTTCGGTTTGGACGATGTTGGTTTCCACAATGGAAGTAAGCGGGATCGCAAACGTTTCGGCGCCCGCCTTAACCAGCATGGCGGAAATAATCGACAACGTAAGCGGCAATTGCACGGAAAATTTGGTGCCCTTGCCGGCTTGCGATTCAACCGTAACGCTGCCTCCCAAGGAAGTGATTTTGTTTTTCACGACGTCAAGGCCTACGCCTCTGCCGGAAATGTCGGAGATTTTTTCCGCGGTGCTGAAACCCGATGCGAACAGCAACTGATAAACGTCGTCGTCCGACATTTTTTTGGCGTCTTCCTGGGTTACAATCCCTTTTTTCAGCGCCGTTTTCAACACTTTGTCGCGGTTGATGCCTCTGCCGTCTTCTTCGATTTCGATAAATACGTGATTTCCGCTATGGAATGCGCGCAAATATATCGTTCCGGTTTCCGGTTTTCCCGCTTTCATTCTGTCCGCCGGCGCCTCAATGCCGTGGTCCAGCGCGTTGCGCAACAGATGGACCAACGGGTCGCCGATCTCATCGATAACGGTTCTGTCCAATTCCGTATCTGCGCCGGTAATGACCAACTCCACTTTTTTATCCAGCGATTTGGCCAAATCGCGAATCATCCGGGGGAACCGGTTGAATACCGTATCCACCGGAACCATGCGCAGTTTCAGGACGATATTTTGCAGATCGGTGCTGATTCTGGCCATATGCTCCACGGTTTCCGTCAAATCGTTGCGCCGGATTTCCGCCGCCAACGACTCCATCCGCACCCTGTCGATCAACAGCTCGCTAAACAAATTCATTAATGTGTCCAGCCGCTCGATATCGACACGAATCGTCCGGTTGACGTGCACATTTTGTCTCGCCTGATTCGGGTGGGAATCCGCGACGCCCCGATGGCCGTCATTGCCGGAAGCGGATTGCCCGGCAGCCTGCTCAGCCTTCACGCTGGCGAGTTGTTTCAATTTCTCGTGATCGAGCGATGCGACTTCGCACGACTCGATTTCGGAAATATGCATAATCATTCGCTGCAGGGCTTCTTCGGACAACTTCGATATGTAATAAACGGAGAAAATCTTTTCAAATTTTTCCTGCTCGATATCTTCTACGGTTGGAAACGATTTGACAATTTCGCCGTTTGTCTCGAGCACATTAAAGACCATGTATGCGCGCGCCGCTTTCAAAACGCAGTCGTCCCGCACAGCCACTCGGATGAAAAACACCTTATGCCCCGTATCGAGCGATTGCTGCAATACGGAATACTGATATTGGTCAAGGGACATGTCGGAGTTTGCCTCTTTGCCGGGCTCGGCTGCCGAAACGGGCGTATCCCCGCGGAATATAGCTTGCAGCGATGATACGATTTCCTGCACATCCGCCTTGCCGGTTCCTCCGGCAACAATATCCTGCACCATGGCTTCCAGCGCATCCAGACTTTTGAAAAGCGTATCAAAAATAAAACCGTTCATTTTGCATTTCTGGTTGCGCACCTGGTCCAGCACATTTTCCATCTCGTGCGTTAACGAGGCCAGATCCTCAAAGCCCATAGTTGCGGACATGCCTTTCAAAGTATGGGCTGAGCGAAAAATGCCCTGTACGATATCCAGATCATCGGGTCTCTTTTCGAGCTCAAGCATGTTTTCGTTTAACGCTTGCAAATGATCTTTCGCCTCATCGATAAACATCGATAAATATTGGTCTTGTCCCAAACGTGAGCACCTCCTATAAGTCGCCGTCATGCCTTTCCATCTTGCTGACTTTTTTAACAAGCGTTGCCGCTATGAACTCTAACGGCACAATATCCGTTACGCACTGCAACTCGATTGCCGCCCGGGGCATCCCGTAAACAATTGCCGTTTGTTCCGCTTCGGCAATCGTCGTTACAGCTCCGGAATCACGTAACGCTTTCATCCCTTTGGCTCCATCACTCCCCATTCCTGTCATCAGTATTGCATGGCGAATTAAATCGGTATAAGGCACAAGCGATGTAAACAGTTCATCCACGGAAGGGCGGTGCCCGTTCACCGGGTCGTCGTCGCCAAGCGCGATCGTATAGGTTTTCGCGCCGCTTTTCGTAAGTCGCATATGCATGCCGCCGGGTGCGATATAGGCGACGCCCGCTTTCAATTCTTCTCCGTGAACGGCTTCCTTTACGCGAATTTGCGCCAACTGGTCCAGCCTTTGCGCCAACGAACGCGTGAAGTTGGGCGGCATATGCTGCACAATCAGAATCGGCGCGGGAAAGTCTTTCGGCAAGCGGGCAACAACGTTTTGCAGCGCTTTCGGTCCGCCGGTCGATGTGCCGATCGCAACAAGTTGGCTGAACATTTTTTTGTTTTGTTTCGGCGCCGCTTCCGCATTCAATACGGCAAGGGGGCTGTTCGTAATTGGCGGCTGCCATTTCAATTTTGTGCGCACGCAGACATGCAACTTGTCGATTAGCGTTTTGCGAATATGATGAATATCCAGTGAAATGGCGCCGGACGGTTTTAACACAAAATCGATTGCCCCCGCTTCCAAAGCCAGAATGGTTGCTTTGGCGCCCGGTCCTGTCTTGCCGCTCAGCATCAATACGGGAATCGGGTCGTTTTGCATGATATGTTTTAACGTTTGCAGCCCGTCCATTTCCGGCATTTCTATATCCATCGTGATGCAATCGGGACGGTGCAAGCGCAGTTTTTCGAGAGCGTCCTTACCGTTAAAAGCTGTGCAAATAACAGTGAATTGCGGGTCTTCGTTGATCAAATCGGAAATCATTTTGCGCATAAAAGCCGAATCATCCACGACCATTACCGAATAGCGTTTGTGCAATGCGTATCACCCCTAAGCTGCGACAATTCCTCTATCTGCTAAAGCGCAATAATCGCCCCAAAAATGCCTTGACGCCGCTTTCCTGTTCATTCTCCCGCACGGCGCTTTTCCCTCTGATGAACACGGACGCCAGCTCCGTCATTTTTCTGGACGCTTCGCATCCGGGGTAAGCGACATAAAACGGCACCTGCTTTTTAACCGCTGAGGAAACATGATGATCGTCGGTAATGTATCCAAGCGCCGGTATATCGATATCCAAAAATTGCTTTGCTACCATGCTGATTTTTTCCGCCGTGCGCTTGCCTTCCTTTTCATCCGCCACGCGGTTCACGATCAGCTGAAACGGCACCCGGTATTTCAGGCCGTGAACCATTTTGATAATCGCGTAGGCATCCGTAATCGCCGTTGGTTCCGGCGTCGTCACGACAATCGTTTCCTGGGCCGCCAGAATAAATTTCAGCGTTTCCCGCGAAAGCCCCGCTCCGGTATCAAACAGGATAAAATCGATATAGCCGCTTAATTCGTTTAATTGCCGCGTAAAATTCTCCAGTTCGTCTTCCGATAAACGAAACAAGTCGTTGAAACCGGAGCCTCCGGAAATGAATTGAACGTCATTTACGCCTTTGTAGATGATCTCCCAGATCGTTTTTTCTTTTTTCAGCAAATGGGCCAAATTGTATTTGGGCATAATTCCCATCAGCACATCGATATTGGCAAAACCGATATCGGCATCGAAAATGAGCGTCCGAAAGCCGAGCGATTGCAAAGCAAGCGCGAAGTTGAGCGTAAAATTGGACTTCCCCACGCCGCCTTTGCCGCTTGTCACCGTTATGATGCGCGTATTTTTCACGCCGGTGTCGCTCTTCACCTTGACAAGATTGCGCAATTGCTGCGCCTGGTCAGTCATTTGCCATCTCCCCCCAAAATCATATCCACCAATTGTTCCTCATTTACTTGAAAAATATCGTCGGGAACATTTTGGCCGTTTGTGATATACGACAGTTGCAGCGGGAATTCGCTGACCAGATTGAAGATGGCGCCGTAGCTCTCCGTCTCGTCCATCTTGGTAAACAACAGTTTGTTCAGGTCAAAACGGCTGAAGTTTTCCACAACTTTGCGAATATCCTTATATTTTGCGGTCAGGCTGACGACCAGGTATGTTTCGGTTTTTTCTTTTGTTTTCAGCAGGCTGTTCAACTCCGAAACATACATTTCATTGCGGTAATTACGCCCCGCTGTGTCGACAAAAATGATGTCACAACGTTCCAGACGTTGAAACGCTTTTTGCATCTCCGGCGGAGACATGACCACTTCCAACGGAATGTTTAAAATGTTGGCGTACGTTCGCAGTTGTTCCACGGCCGCGATTCTGTATGTATCGGAAGTGATAAGCCCTACCGATCGTTTCTGCTTCAACACTTGTTCGGCAGCCAGCTTGGCAATCGTGGTCGTTTTGCCTACGCCCGTCTGGCCGACAAACCGCACCACCTTCGTATCGTCGGCAATCGGCTGCTTGCCGTTTTTGCGCAAGAGTGCAAGCAATTGATTTCGAAACAGTTTGTTCGCCTCAGCCTCGGTCATAGTTGGCGATATCGCTCCCGCGTCCCCGATCACTTTTTGCATAATGCTTTGGATTAACAGCGGGTTGAAATCGTGCGCTTTCAGATGCGCTTCCATTTTCAGGAGCGCGGCGGGGTAGCCGGAACTGTCATAAATGCCGGCTGCGGCAAGCTTGTTGACCAATTCTTTCATTTGCCGCAACTCAAGCAGCATTTGCTCGTCCTTGGCCGAAGATACGCTGCGGTCAGGTTCCGTTTCGCGCGCATACCCGGGCAAGCCGCCCGTTTGTTTGGCTTCAGCCGCCGGATTGGCCGTTAGCGTTGTGACCGGTTCCAAAACCGCCGTTGCTTGCATTCCCGTATGCATAGTGTGAGGTTTCTGCGCGGGAGAGGTGTTGTCCATCGCCGCAATCACTTCGATTCGGCGTTTGGCAAACAGCCCCAAAAATCCGCCGGAACGCAATTCTTTCGTATTCAGAATAATTGCGTCATTGCCAAGGTCGCTGCGAATTTTTTTTAGTGCCTCGGGCATTGAATCAACCACATATCGTTTCACTCTCACAGATTCACCACTCCTACGCTGTGGATTTCAACGCTTGGCTCCAATTCGTTATACGAAAGGATGGGAATATCCTGCAACGAACGTTCCAACAACTGCCGCAAATACATGCGTATCGTCGGCGACGCGAGAATGACCGGCTGTGCGCCTGTCTGGGCGAGTTTCCCAACCTGTTCGACAACTTTTTGGTAAATCAGTTGCGAAGAACCGGGGTCGAGCGCCAAATAGGAACCATGTTCCGTTTGCTGGACGGATTCGGCAATTTTTTTCTCCAGCGTCGGCCCGACTGTAATCACTTGCAGCGTGTCCCCGTCAGCGACAAACTGCTGGGTAATTTGCCGGGACAACGATTGCCGGACATACTCGGTCAATACGTCGGGATCTTTGGTCAATTGGCCGTAATCCGCCAACGTTTCAAAAATCGTGACCAAGTCGCGAATGGAAATTTTCTCTTTCAATAATTTGCTTAAAACTTTCTGCACGTCGCCAATCGATAACACACCCGGAATCAGTTCCTCGACAAGCGCGGGGTACGATTCCTTCAGGTGATCGATCAGCGCCTTCGTTTCCTGGCGTCCGATCAACTCGTGGGCATGCTTGCGAATGGTTTCCGTCAGATGGGTGGCAACGACCGACGGCGGATCAACCACCGTGTATCCGGAAAGCTCGGCGCGTTCCTTCATGTCCTCGTCGATCCACAGCGCCGGCAATCCGAACGCGGGCTCGGTGGTGGCGATACCGGTAACGGACTCGTCATCGATCCCGGGACTCATTGCCATATAGTGATTAAGTATTAATTCACCATGCGCCACCGTATTTCCTTTAATTTTTATCACATATTCCGTCGGTTTTAGTTGAATATTGTCGCGAATGCGGATTACAGGCACAACGAGCCCCAATTCCAGCGCCAATTGGCGTCGAATCATGATGACGCGATCCAACAAATCGCCGCCTTGCTGCGCATCCGCAAGCGGAATAAGACCGTAGCCGAATTCAAATTCAATCGGATCAACCTGCAGCAAATTGATGACGCTTTCCGGGCTGCGCACTTCCGCCATTTGCTGCACTTCTTCCATCTCTTCCGCTTTCTCCTGTTCTTTTGCCAGGTTCTTTTGCATGCGGTAACCGCCGATCGCGATGGCCGTAGCAACCGGCAAAGTGACGAGCCAGCCGATCGGCGTCGCCACGCCAAGCATAAAAATTGTTCCCGCCACAATGTACAACAGCTTTGGATGCGAAAGCAGCTGGCCGGACAAATCGGCGGCAAAATTATTTTCCGAAGCGGCGCGCGTGACGATCAAGCCGGTCGCGGTCGAGATCAGAAGCGCCGGAATTTGGCTCACCAAACCGTCGCCGATCGTCAAGACGGAAAAACGCTGCAGCGATTCTGCAAAGCCAAAACCGTGCACGGCCATGCCGATTACAAAACCGCCCAACAGATTGATGAACAAGATGACGATCGCGGCGATCGCGTCGCCTTTGACAAATTTGCT
This window encodes:
- a CDS encoding chemotaxis protein CheA yields the protein MGQDQYLSMFIDEAKDHLQALNENMLELEKRPDDLDIVQGIFRSAHTLKGMSATMGFEDLASLTHEMENVLDQVRNQKCKMNGFIFDTLFKSLDALEAMVQDIVAGGTGKADVQEIVSSLQAIFRGDTPVSAAEPGKEANSDMSLDQYQYSVLQQSLDTGHKVFFIRVAVRDDCVLKAARAYMVFNVLETNGEIVKSFPTVEDIEQEKFEKIFSVYYISKLSEEALQRMIMHISEIESCEVASLDHEKLKQLASVKAEQAAGQSASGNDGHRGVADSHPNQARQNVHVNRTIRVDIERLDTLMNLFSELLIDRVRMESLAAEIRRNDLTETVEHMARISTDLQNIVLKLRMVPVDTVFNRFPRMIRDLAKSLDKKVELVITGADTELDRTVIDEIGDPLVHLLRNALDHGIEAPADRMKAGKPETGTIYLRAFHSGNHVFIEIEEDGRGINRDKVLKTALKKGIVTQEDAKKMSDDDVYQLLFASGFSTAEKISDISGRGVGLDVVKNKITSLGGSVTVESQAGKGTKFSVQLPLTLSIISAMLVKAGAETFAIPLTSIVETNIVQTEQIKIVQGRRMVDFRDSIIPLVQLAELFECPGAANEEKSEWEAIVIRKGEKYVTLLVDTLVGQQEIVLKTLGNYLKKVFAVSGATILGDGRVALIIDPNAIIK
- a CDS encoding chemotaxis protein CheC codes for the protein MKPLHHFGDFQLDVLREVGNIGAGNAATALAKLLNKPVDMRVPNVKILPFAEIANSIGGAEMVVIAIFMRVEGDAPGNMFFILREQSAKRLLRNFVGIGSDGSDGFSEMELSALSEIANILVGSYLSSLGDFTKLYLSPTVPALAIDMAGAILNFGLIQFGEMGDHALLIDTQFFEDKDEVEGHFFFIPDPEAFRRLFTALGVPFE
- a CDS encoding chemotaxis response regulator protein-glutamate methylesterase, giving the protein MHKRYSVMVVDDSAFMRKMISDLINEDPQFTVICTAFNGKDALEKLRLHRPDCITMDIEMPEMDGLQTLKHIMQNDPIPVLMLSGKTGPGAKATILALEAGAIDFVLKPSGAISLDIHHIRKTLIDKLHVCVRTKLKWQPPITNSPLAVLNAEAAPKQNKKMFSQLVAIGTSTGGPKALQNVVARLPKDFPAPILIVQHMPPNFTRSLAQRLDQLAQIRVKEAVHGEELKAGVAYIAPGGMHMRLTKSGAKTYTIALGDDDPVNGHRPSVDELFTSLVPYTDLIRHAILMTGMGSDGAKGMKALRDSGAVTTIAEAEQTAIVYGMPRAAIELQCVTDIVPLEFIAATLVKKVSKMERHDGDL
- a CDS encoding chemotaxis protein CheW, whose amino-acid sequence is MAEELKVIVFKLGEEEYGVEVENVRTIERMMPLTRVPKTPKFVKGVINLRGVVVPVIDLRERFGLAPSEPTNNTRLIIVAVGNIEVGLIVDSANDVVDLDADKIADPPEVVGGIKAKYLRGVARIGDERLLVMLNLQEVLNKNEIIQLEAIEE
- a CDS encoding chemotaxis protein CheD — its product is MMEAHLVKVGMADLKVTNDAFGVLKTMGLGSCVGIAIYDRQKKIAGLAHVMLPHSGIMRHQVMNVAKYADTAIPEMIGQMVALGASVARMEAKIAGGAQMFQFITQSESMKIGSRNIEMCKEMLLRFRINVVAEDTGGNYGRTVEFANATGIMTIRTALNGVKEL
- a CDS encoding FliA/WhiG family RNA polymerase sigma factor, producing the protein MERKKAELPHFALWEKYKTEGDREAGKKLVECYLHLVELVTNRLSIGLPKNVSKEDLTSYGVIGLIDAINKFDHNRGLQFETYASWRIRGAIIDSLRKGDWVPRSVREKAKKIEEAYQKLEQTYLRSVTDEEVCAYLNISASEFNQILQEISITTICSLEDPLKEDDSETRLSVLIDESAKDPEIKVKETYLKECLAKAIDHLTEKERTVVSLFYYEELSLSEIAKVMRLSPSRISQLHSKAIVRLRGALALNKRQLMQDY
- a CDS encoding FapA family protein, giving the protein MANDQMQVPIEHFINVVLSDDKINAYLHFNNPPENFQCTLAQLDDLLRKNRVTYGIQYDVLADMVKDPKKYIYTQVCVAIGDAPRNGKDGYVRYLFNNDGITRKPLVLEDGTVDYKEVASLNNVRKGQLIAEKAPPEEGTHGKAVTGELIYAKAGKEARFKLGKNVVTDAEQKGIYAAIDGLVTMTDRDKINVFPVYEVNGDVDYNIGNIDFVGNVVVRGNVLNGFKIKADGDIRVIGGVEGAELFAGGNIEITAGVLGRGKGYIKAGKNVKISFVQEGNIEAKEDVIVTQSIMHSLVRAGRNVICKGNKGLIVGGTIQAGEKVTARTIGNNMSTVTSIEVGVLPELRNELADLRGTVKELAENLDKTNKALALLDQLALAGQLSEDKKALRTRLSNTKRQQLDELQNCKDRMLEIEKSLEDTSKAIVEVGSTIYGGARVTIGRYTRYVKDATMRVTFKMVDGEIVMQS
- the rpsB gene encoding 30S ribosomal protein S2, which translates into the protein MAVISMKQLLEAGVHFGHQTRRWNPKMEKYIFTERNGIYIIDLQKTVKKVEEAYNFVKSVAERGGSILFVGTKKQAQDSVAEEAARCGMFYVNQRWLGGTLTNFQTIQKRIERLHELERMEEDGTFAVLPKKEVILLNKEKARLEKFLGGIKGMKGLPDAIFVIDPRKERIAVAEAKKLGIPLVGIVDTNCDPDEIDYIIPGNDDAIRAVRLLTGKMADAVIEAHQGEQTTA